A window of Staphylococcus sp. 17KM0847 contains these coding sequences:
- a CDS encoding DUF188 domain-containing protein → MTIKRILIDGDACPVIDDIIRIAAGYDISVFIFRSYDHFSYQDYPSYVTLQYIDGGRDAVDFSLLQYATTTDLVVTQDYGLASLVLNQAHTVFHHNGFLYTHDNIDTLLLQRFYSQQTRRKTKRHLKGPKPFTDETRQRFCVKLIQILSHS, encoded by the coding sequence ATGACGATTAAACGTATACTTATAGATGGAGATGCATGCCCTGTAATTGATGATATCATTCGTATTGCAGCAGGGTATGACATCTCTGTCTTTATATTTCGCAGTTATGATCATTTTTCATATCAAGATTATCCCTCTTATGTCACACTACAATATATAGATGGCGGGCGTGATGCAGTAGACTTTTCACTTTTACAATATGCAACTACAACAGATCTTGTTGTTACACAAGACTATGGTTTAGCCAGTCTTGTATTAAATCAAGCACATACCGTTTTTCATCATAACGGTTTCTTATATACACACGATAATATCGACACGCTACTCTTACAACGATTTTACAGTCAGCAAACACGCCGTAAAACAAAGCGACATCTCAAAGGGCCTAAGCCATTTACTGATGAAACACGTCAAAGATTCTGCGTTAAACTGATTCAAATATTGAGCCATTCATAA
- a CDS encoding undecaprenyl-diphosphate phosphatase, translating to MLFFELIKALILGIVEGLTEFAPVSSTGHMILVDDMWLKSTEFLGSKSAFTFKVVIQLGSVFAAAWIFRHKYFEMFHIGTYAPQHQDGRRSKPRRLKLTHILVGMIPAGVLGLLFDDLIEKYLFSLPTVLIGLFLGAVYMIIADKYSRNVRNPVNVDEISYFQAFVIGLSQAVAMWPGFSRSGSTISTGVLMKLDHKSASDFTFIMAVPVMLAASGLSIVKHYNYIELAHIPFYIVGFLAAFIVGFISIKLFLRLIQNVKLLPFAIYRIVLVVVIAVVYYIIL from the coding sequence ATGCTATTTTTTGAACTTATAAAAGCACTTATTTTAGGTATTGTCGAAGGTCTCACAGAATTTGCGCCTGTTTCTTCAACAGGACATATGATTTTAGTAGATGATATGTGGCTAAAATCCACAGAGTTTTTAGGCTCAAAATCTGCTTTCACGTTCAAGGTTGTCATCCAACTTGGTTCTGTGTTTGCTGCAGCATGGATTTTTCGTCATAAGTATTTCGAAATGTTTCATATTGGTACATACGCACCACAACACCAAGACGGTCGTCGTTCAAAACCGCGTCGTCTCAAACTCACTCATATTTTAGTTGGTATGATTCCTGCGGGTGTTCTCGGTTTGTTGTTTGATGATTTAATTGAAAAATACTTATTTAGCCTACCTACTGTACTTATCGGACTCTTTTTAGGTGCAGTTTATATGATAATAGCTGATAAATATAGTCGAAATGTCCGAAATCCTGTAAATGTAGATGAAATTTCTTATTTTCAAGCTTTTGTGATTGGACTGTCACAAGCTGTTGCAATGTGGCCGGGTTTCTCACGCTCAGGCTCTACCATCTCAACAGGTGTTTTGATGAAACTCGACCATAAATCAGCATCAGATTTCACATTTATTATGGCAGTTCCCGTTATGTTAGCAGCAAGCGGTCTCTCGATTGTGAAGCATTACAACTATATAGAATTGGCACACATTCCATTCTATATCGTCGGATTTTTAGCTGCATTTATCGTTGGATTTATTTCCATCAAGCTCTTTTTGCGACTTATTCAAAATGTTAAACTTTTACCTTTTGCAATTTATCGTATTGTACTCGTAGTTGTGATAGCTGTTGTATATTACATCATTTTATAA
- a CDS encoding SA0632 family lipoprotein, with amino-acid sequence MKKQVAILMIGALMLTGCGKSEKAKLQDEIQSLEKEQKTLKQENKKLKEQGDKLDDQIREMEDKIEHDVNRNEEEKRSTKEDEASSTSAQDETSENQQQNDAHDKEEQ; translated from the coding sequence ATGAAGAAACAAGTTGCAATATTAATGATAGGTGCATTGATGTTAACAGGGTGTGGCAAAAGTGAAAAAGCTAAGCTACAAGATGAGATTCAGTCACTTGAAAAAGAACAGAAAACATTGAAACAAGAAAATAAAAAGTTAAAAGAACAAGGCGATAAACTGGATGATCAAATTAGAGAAATGGAAGATAAGATTGAACATGATGTCAATCGCAATGAAGAAGAAAAAAGAAGTACTAAGGAAGATGAAGCATCGTCTACCTCAGCACAAGATGAAACTTCAGAAAATCAGCAGCAAAACGATGCGCACGATAAAGAAGAACAATAA
- a CDS encoding GNAT family N-acetyltransferase — translation MTIYMETERLYLRGWKREDLSSLQQLNANRQVCQFFPSILSYQRTAKHFESIKTYLDLHHIGMFAVELKATKEWIGMIGLNYLPETSTYPFRNLPFYEIGWRLLPDVWNNGIATEGAAAVIDYAQQKNIKEVFAIASEKNISSIRVMEKLGMQRYDQFENRQLGLHHPLKKQVRYHLNLED, via the coding sequence ATGACGATATATATGGAAACAGAGCGGTTATATTTACGTGGATGGAAACGTGAAGACTTATCGTCATTACAGCAATTGAATGCCAATCGCCAAGTGTGTCAATTTTTTCCAAGTATATTAAGTTATCAAAGAACAGCAAAACATTTCGAATCGATAAAAACATATTTGGATCTACATCATATTGGTATGTTTGCAGTCGAATTAAAAGCAACAAAAGAATGGATAGGGATGATTGGGTTGAATTATTTGCCAGAAACGAGTACATATCCATTTAGAAATTTACCATTTTATGAGATTGGATGGCGTTTATTACCAGATGTATGGAATAACGGTATTGCGACAGAAGGAGCGGCTGCAGTTATAGATTATGCACAGCAAAAAAATATTAAAGAAGTTTTTGCGATTGCTTCTGAAAAGAACATCTCCTCTATACGTGTTATGGAAAAGTTAGGGATGCAACGCTATGATCAGTTCGAGAATAGGCAATTGGGGTTGCACCATCCGTTAAAAAAACAAGTACGATATCATCTGAATTTGGAAGATTAA
- the mdh gene encoding malate dehydrogenase, giving the protein MKRKKISIIGSGHTGSTLAFIIATRGIADVMLVDREKNEQPMKGKALDILESGPILGFDTHISSTVDYADTQNSDIVVMTAGVPRQPGMSRDDLVQINEQVMIEVTEQVVRYSPNCTIIVLTNPVDAMTYTVYKASGFPSTRVIGQSGVLDTARFSTFVAEALNVAVNDVTGLVLGGHGDTMVPLIRHSQVNGVPLTELLSQEKIDAIIARTRSGGAEIVKLLGDGSAYYAPSAAIYEMIEAILFDQKRLLPVIAYCQGEFGLNDLYIGVPTILGANGVERIVELELNDDESVQLEQSAASVEKVKAALKQQF; this is encoded by the coding sequence ATGAAACGTAAAAAAATATCTATTATTGGTTCAGGGCATACGGGTTCAACATTAGCGTTTATTATAGCGACACGAGGGATTGCAGATGTTATGCTTGTAGATCGCGAAAAGAATGAGCAGCCTATGAAAGGCAAGGCGTTAGATATATTGGAGAGTGGTCCTATTTTAGGATTTGACACACATATTTCATCTACTGTGGATTACGCAGATACCCAAAACTCTGATATTGTCGTTATGACTGCGGGTGTTCCACGTCAACCGGGAATGAGTAGAGATGATTTGGTGCAAATCAATGAGCAAGTCATGATAGAAGTAACGGAGCAGGTCGTTCGCTATTCGCCGAACTGTACGATTATTGTACTCACTAATCCAGTTGATGCGATGACATATACAGTGTATAAAGCTTCAGGCTTCCCAAGTACTCGTGTTATTGGGCAATCAGGTGTATTAGATACTGCACGTTTTAGTACATTTGTTGCTGAGGCTCTAAATGTTGCAGTCAATGATGTGACAGGACTTGTACTAGGAGGACACGGTGATACAATGGTACCATTAATTCGTCATAGTCAAGTGAATGGCGTGCCATTAACGGAACTGTTGTCACAGGAAAAAATTGATGCCATTATTGCACGTACACGTAGTGGTGGTGCAGAGATTGTTAAGTTATTGGGGGACGGTTCTGCTTATTATGCACCCTCTGCGGCAATTTATGAAATGATAGAAGCGATTTTATTTGATCAAAAACGGTTATTACCCGTAATTGCATATTGTCAAGGTGAGTTTGGATTAAATGATTTGTATATCGGCGTCCCGACAATTTTAGGTGCAAATGGTGTAGAACGTATTGTAGAGTTAGAGCTTAATGATGATGAAAGCGTACAGTTAGAACAATCAGCTGCTTCGGTGGAAAAAGTAAAAGCAGCATTGAAACAGCAATTTTAA
- a CDS encoding aldo/keto reductase family oxidoreductase, with protein sequence MEKIKINQHVSYSQLIHGFFRAHTWQMTTQEMNRFLNELVERGITTMDHADIYDKYKVEGLFGKALALSPRLREQIQIVTKCGIVQPNEIYPNQKGHRYDLSEAHIKRSVERSLQELQVDYIDSLLIHRPSPLMKPCQITDALKSLVDEGKVRSFGVSNFRRSQYELLNDCLKDDRFHIAVNQIEISPYMLQAFHDGTLDDMYKDNVKIMAWGPFAGGRLFDLNDAITQRVYPVLQRVAAQHEASVEAIVIAWLIKHPAMIMPILGTQRLDRIDAALEGLTIQLCEQEWFDIYTAAQGYDIP encoded by the coding sequence TTGGAAAAAATTAAAATTAATCAGCATGTATCATATTCTCAATTGATTCATGGCTTTTTTCGTGCACATACTTGGCAAATGACTACTCAAGAAATGAACCGTTTTCTCAATGAATTAGTTGAGCGGGGCATTACAACAATGGATCATGCCGATATCTACGATAAATACAAGGTGGAAGGCTTATTTGGTAAAGCGTTAGCACTATCTCCACGGTTACGGGAGCAAATTCAGATTGTGACGAAGTGTGGTATCGTACAGCCAAATGAAATTTATCCAAATCAAAAAGGTCATCGTTATGATTTGAGTGAAGCACATATTAAACGTTCAGTTGAGCGATCACTACAAGAATTACAGGTAGATTATATCGATAGTCTACTGATCCATCGTCCATCTCCACTGATGAAACCGTGTCAAATTACAGATGCATTAAAGTCTTTAGTTGATGAAGGTAAAGTACGTTCATTTGGTGTGTCTAACTTTAGAAGGTCACAATACGAATTATTAAATGACTGTTTAAAAGATGACCGTTTTCATATTGCTGTTAACCAAATTGAAATATCACCATATATGTTACAAGCTTTTCATGATGGTACACTTGATGATATGTATAAAGATAATGTCAAAATTATGGCATGGGGACCTTTTGCTGGAGGACGTTTATTTGACCTCAATGATGCAATTACACAGCGCGTTTATCCGGTTTTACAACGTGTAGCAGCACAGCATGAAGCTTCAGTTGAAGCCATTGTTATTGCATGGCTGATTAAACATCCTGCAATGATTATGCCTATATTAGGGACGCAACGTTTAGATCGTATTGATGCAGCGCTTGAGGGCTTGACAATACAGTTGTGTGAACAAGAGTGGTTTGATATTTACACAGCTGCTCAAGGATATGATATTCCTTAA
- a CDS encoding MarR family winged helix-turn-helix transcriptional regulator gives MSDHLNLKGRVCFNLYNAQRQVNRYYSNKIFKEYNITYPQFLVLNILWKQSPVNVKKIVTDLALDTGTVSPLLKRMEHIDLIRRERSEIDQREVFVYLTDKSKAMESKLCDAAVIVAEASSLSLDELENLNHILEKVIDAFTEDKH, from the coding sequence ATGTCTGATCACCTTAACCTAAAAGGACGCGTATGCTTTAATTTATACAATGCACAAAGACAAGTGAACCGCTATTATTCTAACAAAATCTTTAAAGAATACAATATCACATATCCACAATTTTTAGTGTTAAATATTCTTTGGAAACAATCACCTGTTAATGTTAAAAAGATTGTTACAGACTTGGCATTAGATACAGGTACCGTTTCTCCACTACTTAAGCGCATGGAGCATATTGACTTGATTCGACGTGAACGTTCAGAGATAGATCAACGCGAAGTATTCGTTTATTTAACGGATAAAAGTAAAGCTATGGAGTCCAAGCTCTGCGATGCGGCAGTTATTGTAGCAGAAGCATCTTCACTATCACTTGACGAACTCGAAAATTTAAATCATATACTTGAAAAAGTCATTGATGCATTTACAGAAGACAAACATTAA
- a CDS encoding TIGR00730 family Rossman fold protein: MKRIAVYCGASKGHRPEYVEAAYALGRYFAEQNIELVFGAGSIGIMGAIQDGVLDHGGKAIGVMPKLLDQREITSQKVSELILVDSMHERKQKMADLADAFVLAPGGAGSLEEFFEVYCWAQIGLHQKPIAIYNTHQFYAPLAHLIQHIIDEGFINSKYAQLSQLYDTPEALLNGLKAAQPISTRTYD; this comes from the coding sequence ATTAAACGAATTGCTGTTTATTGTGGTGCAAGCAAAGGGCATCGTCCTGAATATGTAGAAGCTGCATATGCACTAGGGCGTTACTTTGCCGAACAAAATATCGAACTTGTTTTTGGTGCAGGTTCTATCGGTATTATGGGGGCTATACAAGATGGCGTACTTGATCACGGGGGTAAGGCTATTGGTGTGATGCCCAAACTATTAGATCAACGTGAGATTACAAGTCAAAAAGTTTCTGAACTTATCCTTGTAGACTCTATGCATGAGCGTAAACAAAAAATGGCTGATCTTGCTGACGCCTTTGTACTTGCGCCGGGTGGTGCAGGCTCTTTAGAAGAGTTTTTTGAAGTTTATTGTTGGGCTCAAATTGGTTTACATCAGAAGCCAATCGCCATTTATAATACACATCAATTTTATGCACCATTAGCACACTTGATTCAACACATAATAGATGAGGGATTTATCAATTCAAAGTATGCACAACTCTCTCAACTGTATGATACACCTGAAGCCTTACTAAACGGCTTAAAAGCAGCTCAACCTATTTCAACACGTACATATGATTAA
- a CDS encoding CPBP family intramembrane glutamic endopeptidase produces MNHSQPKTAWRDLWAFFIYFTGQAVIIPILTLLAIGTNDVLPVPIAIIIGSLLVSLGVISFLIWSHRHNVRTYLVQCFSNLRHYIKLIIFTYICYIIANAVFMLTISHLPKKWQFEETGNQEALKMFFENPQWLPLVFISIVIVTPITEELLFRYVIVGELGKKFGIGIMGIISIATFASLHMQASQTILEIIPYILMGAMFVMTYIKSNCNIVVSITTHMFNNFIAFVAITMQTL; encoded by the coding sequence ATGAATCATTCACAGCCTAAAACAGCATGGCGTGACTTATGGGCTTTCTTTATTTACTTTACGGGTCAAGCCGTGATTATCCCTATACTTACACTATTAGCTATTGGTACAAACGATGTTCTCCCTGTACCTATTGCCATTATTATCGGATCACTTCTTGTATCATTAGGCGTCATTAGCTTTTTAATCTGGTCACATCGCCATAATGTTCGCACATACTTGGTGCAATGTTTCAGCAATTTGCGTCATTATATTAAATTGATTATCTTTACATACATCTGCTATATTATTGCAAATGCAGTTTTTATGCTTACTATAAGTCATCTTCCTAAAAAATGGCAATTTGAAGAGACGGGTAACCAAGAAGCACTAAAAATGTTTTTCGAAAATCCACAATGGTTACCGCTCGTTTTTATTAGTATTGTTATCGTCACACCTATTACTGAAGAGTTACTCTTTCGCTACGTTATCGTCGGTGAATTAGGGAAAAAATTCGGCATCGGTATAATGGGGATTATCTCTATTGCTACTTTTGCCTCTCTACATATGCAAGCTTCACAAACAATACTCGAAATCATACCGTACATTTTAATGGGGGCTATGTTTGTGATGACTTATATTAAAAGTAATTGCAACATTGTTGTTTCTATTACAACACATATGTTCAATAACTTCATCGCTTTTGTTGCCATTACGATGCAAACATTATAA
- a CDS encoding DUF456 domain-containing protein, translated as MSVVLWILVLMTFIMAFVGLVKPVIPAVLMLWIGFFIYYFGIDRASLSLWFWGAMLLWTLFILMVDIFLSRYFVTRFGGSKQAEYAAWIGVIVGTFILPPFGIMIVPFVAVLVIEYIQKRHLYSAIKVSVGAVVAFFSSTLVQALVMLMMVTWFFIDALWL; from the coding sequence ATATCTGTTGTTTTATGGATACTTGTTTTGATGACATTTATTATGGCATTCGTTGGACTTGTTAAGCCAGTTATTCCTGCTGTTTTGATGCTTTGGATTGGCTTTTTTATTTATTATTTTGGGATTGATAGAGCGTCATTGTCGTTATGGTTTTGGGGTGCCATGCTATTGTGGACGTTGTTTATTCTTATGGTAGATATATTTTTGAGTCGTTATTTTGTAACACGATTTGGAGGTTCTAAACAGGCAGAGTATGCGGCATGGATAGGGGTTATTGTGGGTACATTTATTTTGCCACCGTTTGGTATTATGATTGTTCCGTTTGTTGCTGTTTTAGTCATCGAATACATACAAAAGCGTCACTTGTATAGTGCGATTAAAGTGAGTGTGGGTGCAGTAGTTGCATTCTTCTCAAGTACACTAGTACAAGCGTTGGTTATGCTTATGATGGTCACGTGGTTTTTTATTGATGCGTTATGGTTGTAA
- the norA gene encoding multidrug efflux MFS transporter NorA, whose translation MNKQFVVLYMNIFLIFLGIGLVIPVLPVYLKDLGLTGADLGILVAAFALAQMIISPFGGALADKLGKKLIICIGLILFSISEFLFAASHVFSWLLVSRVLGGFSAGMVMPGVTGLIADLSPMQDKARNFGYMSAIISAGFILGPGAGGFLAEISHRMPFFFAGGLGVMAFVGTVLLVQPPKQETLQGFQHFETAELEKIQVKKFITPAILTLILAFGLSAFETLFPLYTADKMDFQPADISIAITGGGIFGAIFQVFLFDKMMRYLSELTFITYALIYSAIILGLLIFAQTYWHVMLICFIVFIGFDLIRPALTNYFSNIAGNRQGFAGGLNSTFTSMGNFIGPLIAGGLYDVNIEYPLLMSIVFMIVGCGVIMIEKMLRKKVAQ comes from the coding sequence ATGAATAAACAGTTTGTCGTATTATACATGAATATTTTCCTTATATTCTTAGGGATTGGACTTGTTATTCCTGTTTTACCCGTTTATCTAAAGGATCTTGGGTTAACAGGTGCAGATTTAGGGATATTAGTGGCAGCATTTGCTTTGGCACAAATGATTATTTCACCTTTTGGAGGCGCTTTAGCTGATAAGTTAGGGAAAAAATTAATCATATGTATAGGACTCATACTCTTTAGCATATCAGAGTTTTTATTTGCTGCGAGTCATGTTTTTTCATGGCTTCTTGTATCTCGTGTATTAGGTGGCTTCAGTGCAGGAATGGTTATGCCGGGTGTAACAGGGTTGATTGCAGACCTTTCACCTATGCAGGATAAAGCACGTAACTTTGGTTATATGTCGGCGATTATTTCAGCAGGATTTATACTGGGACCGGGGGCAGGCGGTTTTCTTGCGGAGATTTCACATCGTATGCCATTCTTTTTTGCAGGTGGACTGGGCGTGATGGCGTTTGTAGGAACAGTGCTGCTTGTTCAACCCCCTAAACAAGAAACATTACAAGGATTTCAGCATTTTGAAACAGCTGAGTTAGAAAAAATACAAGTCAAAAAGTTTATAACTCCAGCTATTCTAACATTGATTTTAGCATTTGGTTTGTCGGCTTTTGAAACACTATTCCCACTTTATACTGCAGATAAGATGGATTTTCAACCTGCAGATATTTCGATAGCGATCACAGGTGGTGGTATTTTTGGAGCGATATTCCAAGTGTTTTTGTTCGATAAGATGATGCGTTATTTAAGCGAACTGACATTCATTACGTACGCTTTAATTTATTCTGCAATAATTTTGGGGCTTCTCATTTTTGCACAAACGTATTGGCATGTTATGTTGATTTGTTTCATTGTCTTTATCGGATTTGATTTGATTCGCCCAGCATTGACGAATTATTTTTCTAATATTGCAGGTAACAGGCAAGGATTTGCAGGAGGGCTTAACTCTACTTTTACAAGTATGGGGAACTTTATTGGACCGTTAATTGCAGGTGGTTTATATGATGTTAATATTGAGTATCCATTGCTGATGTCTATTGTCTTTATGATAGTAGGCTGTGGCGTGATTATGATTGAAAAGATGTTGAGAAAAAAAGTTGCACAATAA
- a CDS encoding GTP-binding protein, which produces MQHKKIEITIVNGFLGSGKTTFLNYYIKKVLEQHEHVALIVNEFGDFDVDGHILDGVETSISMLQGCVCCDLQEDLVAQLQQLYQQGMTQVIIEATGIANPVDILLACQDPLIVQLFEVPKIITIVDSQRFLTRGTLTVQTQNLMHTQIAMSQQVILNKIDLVENNEIQTQLIEDVRQLAPQSFVATAIHGRIKEVITQGKDGACQQQNRDIQKGHAHYDTVTYHFTHPISRAMFIDFILNIPDSVLRMKGYIQLRETPNETYLFQYAGELPSFESLGNVNIPTSLVMIGEHLDKPRLRNKLDVLQFS; this is translated from the coding sequence ATGCAACATAAAAAGATAGAAATTACCATTGTAAATGGTTTTTTAGGTAGTGGGAAGACAACTTTTTTGAATTATTATATTAAAAAAGTGTTAGAGCAACATGAACATGTCGCACTTATTGTTAATGAATTCGGTGATTTTGATGTAGATGGACATATTTTAGATGGCGTTGAAACGTCTATTTCGATGTTGCAAGGGTGTGTATGCTGTGACTTACAAGAGGATTTAGTAGCCCAACTTCAACAACTATATCAACAAGGTATGACTCAAGTTATCATTGAAGCTACGGGCATTGCCAATCCTGTTGACATCCTTTTAGCTTGCCAAGATCCTTTGATTGTACAATTGTTCGAAGTTCCAAAAATTATTACGATTGTTGATAGTCAGAGATTCTTAACAAGAGGTACATTGACGGTGCAAACGCAAAATTTAATGCATACACAAATAGCGATGAGTCAACAAGTGATTTTGAATAAAATAGATTTAGTAGAAAATAATGAAATACAAACACAACTGATAGAAGATGTTCGTCAGTTGGCACCTCAAAGTTTTGTTGCTACTGCTATTCATGGACGGATAAAAGAAGTTATAACGCAAGGGAAAGATGGAGCGTGTCAACAACAAAATAGGGATATCCAAAAAGGACATGCACATTATGATACAGTAACATATCATTTTACACATCCTATTTCACGCGCAATGTTCATTGATTTTATTTTGAATATTCCTGATTCTGTGCTAAGAATGAAAGGATATATTCAATTGAGAGAGACCCCAAATGAAACCTATTTATTTCAATATGCGGGTGAACTGCCATCGTTTGAAAGTTTAGGAAACGTCAACATTCCTACATCGTTAGTGATGATAGGGGAGCATCTTGATAAACCAAGACTTCGAAATAAGTTAGACGTGTTACAATTCAGTTAA